A segment of the Nitrospirota bacterium genome:
AATAGCAGTCAGCCACATTAAGGATATCGCGGGGAAAGACACGCTCCCGTATCTCAAATCCATAGGATTTATTGACCGGTATGGAGAGGAAAGGATCGGGGCCATCCTTCAGGTTCTCGATAACAGGCAGTTTGCTCCTCTTTCATCCGGCGCGGGAAGGGTTTTTGATGCGGTCTCAGCCATCATGGGCGTGTGTGATACCAATACCTTTGAAGGAGAAGCGGCGATTGCCCTTGAAGCGATCGCGCTCCCTAACGTGCAGGATGATTACCCGGTGAATATCATATTCAGGGAGAAGATGGAAATAGACTTTGCCCATACAATTTTAGGTATTACCGGAGATCTTGCGAAAGGGGTAGACAGGGGCATTATTTCATCCAGATTCCATAATACCGTTATTACGGCCATTGCAAGGGTAGTGGAGAAACTGTCGTCCCTCCATCTGATCGATGATATCGTCTTATGCGGCGGGGTTTTTCAGAACGTCTATCTCCTGGAACGAACCATCCAGCGGCTCCGGTCTCTTGGTCTGGAGGTCCATATACATGAGAAAGTGCCGACCAATGATGCCGGGATTTCCCTCGGCCAGGCATATATCGTGAGGGAGCGAATGAAATCGGTCAGCGGGTCTCAGACCTGAAATACTTTTGGACAGTGACCAGCCGGGATATTTATACTCAAAACCAGCGATACGCATAGTCATTGCGAGTGTAGCGAAGCAATCTCGTCGTATCAGCTGAGATTGCCACGTCCCGAATTCGTTCGGGACTCGCAATGACTGTTTGCTACACGTTTGAGTTATTTATTGCTGGATCTGGGTTATAATTAGGGAAACAGCACTATTACTCAGGATAAGGAGCCACATAATGAAAAATGTCATTGAAAGAATAAGAAAGCTTATGGACGAGATAGGAAGGCCGATCAAGCTTATGGAGGTGTGCGGCACACATACGGTTGCCATATTCAGGCATGGCATCAGGGATGTTATTCCGAAGGCCATAAGCCTCCTGAGCGGCCCTGGCTGCCCTGTCTGCGTGACGCCGATAAGGGACGTGGATATCGCGATAGCGGTTTCAAGGCTCGACAACTGCATCCTCTCGACCTTCGGCGATATGATGCGGGTGCCGGGACATAAACAGTCGCTCTTTCACGCGCAGGCTGAAGGAGCGCATATCAGCATAGTCTATTCCCCGATGGATGCCCTTAAACTGGCAACCGAGAACAGGGACAAAAATGTGATTTTCTTTGCAACAGGGTTCGAGACCACATCCCCTTCTGTGGCCGGGACACTTTCCGAGGCCGAACGGCTGGGCATAGAGAATTTTTTCATTTACTCCGCGCACAAGATCGTCCCTCCCGCCCTCAGGGCGCTTCTTGATTCTCCTGACCTGAAGATCGACGGGCTTATCCTGCCCGGACATGTCAGCACCATCATCGGCACCGGCCCGTATGAATTCATCGCTTCTGACTACAGAATCCCTTCTGTTGTCACAGGGTTTGAGGCTGACGATATCCTCAGCGCCATTTTGATGCTCCTTGAGCAAACCGCATCCGGAAGGGCCGAGGTCGAGATTCAGTACACGCGCGTCGTGAAAAAAGAAGGCAACCAGAAGGCAATGGCCCTCATCGAAAAGTATTTTGAGCCGTGTGATGCGAACTGGAGGGGCATCGGGGTGATTCCCATGAGCGGATTGAAACTGCGGGATACTGTCAGCAACTGGGATGTCAGCCGCATACTGACCGTTGAAGTTCCGGACGCCCAGGAACCCAAAGGATGCCAGTGCGGCAGCGTGCTCAGGGGCATTAAGATACCGACGGACTGCCGCCTCTTCGGCAAGGGATGCACGCCGGAACACCCTGTCGGTGCCTGCATGGTGAGCACAGAGGGAAGCTGTGCAGCCTATTACAAATATTCCGGGGTGATAAAGACGTAATGTGTCTTCGGCAGATTTATATTTAGACAGAATCGATTTCCGGAGATACCTTTCCCCTGACGAGTGTATGCAATGCGGGTTTCCTTCCTGTGAAGAATTCATTGCTGCGGTCCGAACCGGAACAAAAAACCCCCGGGACTGTTCTTTCATCAGCAGAAACAGGGCCTATGCGTTTGAGGCGGTTCAGAAAATGGGCGAATTGTGGCCCGAGGTGCCGCTTCTGTTCCATCCGAGGCCGGGCTTTACCGGGCTTCTTGCGCTGAATAATCCGGATGATACGTCCATGGTTATCGTTACCGGGAACAATGAATATACCGAACAGGTACTCATGACTGTCTTCAGCACCACCGAATGCCCGTTTTTTCTTCTCTTTATCGATACCGGGGGAAACACGGTGGACATGTCGATGGTGTATCAGACCTTAACTGCCGAGAGGATTTCCAATGGACTGGAACACGCAGGAATAATGAAAAGAAAATCCACGGGAACATTAATCATCCCGGGCCTTGCAGCCTCACTCGGGCCCGATGTCGAAAAACTGACCGGATGGCGCATAAATGTGGGGCCGGTATGCGCTGCTGAACTGCCCCTGTTTCTTTCTGATATCTGGATTCCCCCGTTGTAATCATCGGTTCTGCGTTAATTACAAGGTTAAGACCCGTAATCTGCAATGAACGCTGCCTATCTTATCACAGCAGGCATATGGTAAAATATTCAGGAATAAAGGAGGGTTAGGGCATGGAAAGGATACTTCTCGGTCATGGCAGCGGCGGAAGGCTGATGTATCAGCTGATTAAAGAGCATTTTGTACCGGAGTTCCACCTGAAGGTACTGAACGACTCAGCGGTGCTGGGAGTGGCCAAACAGGGGAAAATCGCCTTTTCGACAGATTCATATGTCGTGTCCCCCATCTTTTTCCCCGGGGGAGATATCGGCGAGCTTGCAGTGTACGGCACAGTGAACGACCTTTCCATGGTGGGAGCAAAACCTCTGTATATGACCGCAGGTCTGATTCTGGAAGAGGGTTTCCCTCTTGATGACCTGAAAAAGATCCTCGGTTCCATGGCGGATGCAGCCAAAAAGGCAGGAATAAAAATTGTCGGCGGAGACACGAAGGTTGTCAATAAAGGCAAGGCAGACGGCATATTTATCAATACCTCGGGGGTCGGGGTGATAGGAAAAGGTGTGAATATCTCACCCCTGAAGGTACGGCCAAAAGATAAGGTCATTGTGAGCGGGCCGATCGGCAATCACGGGATATCTGTTATTGCCAAGAGAAACGGGCTGACATTCAATCCACCCGTTCTCAGCGATACCGCACCCCTCAACGGACTTGTGAGCGAAATGCTCAGAAAGACCAAGAAGATACATGCCATGCGGGACCCTACAAGGGGAGGTCTGGCGACAACACTCAAGGAGATAGCCGTGGATTCAGGGTACTGCATTGTGCTGGAAGAGCGCGCTATCCCTGTTCCGCCGGGAGTGAAAGGCGCTTGCGAACTGCTCGGACTTGATCCGCTCTATGTGGCAAATGAAGGGATACTGATCGCAATCGTAGACCATTCGGTTGCAGATTCCCTCGTCCAGACCATGAAAAAACATCCGGTCGGCAAAGGGACCCGCATCATCGGAGAAGTGCAGAAATCTCCCACGGGCATGGTATTGCTGAAAACTGCAATCGGCGGGACGAGGATTGTCGAGATGCTTTCAGGCGACCAGCTTCCGAGAATCTGCTGATAAGAGATTATTATGATATTGGGCGTGAACGTTGACCATGTGGCAACCCTGAGGCAGGCAAGGGGGGGTATTGAACCTGACCCGGTCATGGCGGTAACCCTCGCAATTCTCGGTGGCGCAGACGGGATTACGGTGCATCTCCGGGAAGACAGGCGTCATATACAGGACAGGGACCTCAGGCTGCTGAAAGAGTTTGTGCCTGTTGAACTGAACCTTGAAATGGCCGCAACAAAGGAGATGATCAACATAGCGGTGAAAACAAAACCCGGGATGGTTACGCTTGTACCTGAAAAAAGACAGGAACTGACCACAGAAGGCGGCCTTGACATGAAGTCGCAGAAAAACCATATCAGGGCAGCGGTCAAAAAGATTCAGGGAGCGGGCATTCCGGTCAGCCTGTTCATCAACCCGGATGCCGGCGATATCGAGCTCTCGAGACAGACAGGCGCTGACATGGTCGAGATTCATACCGGGATGTATGCAAATGCACAAGGGAAAAAGCAGGAAAAGGAACTGGCGCGTGTCATGAATGCGGTTCAGCATGGATTGAACGCCGGTCTTCAGGTCAATGCAGGCCACGGCCTGAATTATTTCAACGTGGGGAATATTGCTGCCATTCACGGACTCAGGGGGCTGTATATCGGGCACAGCATTGTATCACGGGCGATGCTTGTGGGAATGGAGAGCGCGGTAAGAGAAATGAAAGAACTGATAAAGGAGGCTTCAAGGAGCTGATATGACAAAGAAAATTCTTATCCTCTGTTGCGGATATATGTATGGATGCGATAATGCGTTTGGATATCATGTCTTTAAAGTTTTGGAAAAGATGCCCTTGCCTCAGAACGTGGATTTGATGGAAGTCGGTTTGTCAGCATGTATGATCCCGCATGTCATGGTAGAGAAGGATAAACTGGTCATAGTTGATGTCTTTGATCATAGTAAAGAGGCCCCGGGAACCATTATGCGCCTGAAAACGGAAGAGTTGCCGCTGAAATTCGATCTCAAGAAAGATCCCGCGAAGGTACATCTTGTTGAAACTCTGGAACACATGCAGTTAACCGGATACTGTCCCGAGACTGTCTTTATCGGTGTTGTCCCTAAAAATATGCAAATTGAATCTGAACAGTTGACCCATGAAATTCAGAGTAAAATCCCTGAAGTTATCGATTTGATCTTAAAGGAAATCGATTAACATGAACGGCTTTATTATAAGCCAAAGCCAGCGATAAGAATGGTTCGATTCCAGTTGCGAGACAAACTGAAGCAACCCCGTCCTTCTGCCCTATTCCGTCATTGCGAGGAACGCAGTGACGAAGCAATCTTGTCGTTCGGAACAACAATGAGATCGCCACGCTTCGCTCGCGATGACAACCAATGAAAAAAAGCGTCACAGCCTCATTTCCATTCAACGTCGCGATGAAAAAAGGACAGATTGCCGTGCTCCCGCTGGTTGCTCGCAATGACCGGTTTGCCAAACGTGTGAGTTATTTCTTGTTGGATCAAGGTATAAATTAATTCTGGTTAATCTCTGTCTTGGTCCTGGGCGCACACAGACCAAGGTATATCAGAGTGCCCAGGAGAGGATTATATTTAAAACGTTATCCGGGTCAGAACTGACATGATTCTTATAGATACATGGATACTGATAAATTAATACAACTATCATTTCAGTATTATCACGCAGGGAATTTTGAAGAAGCTCAACAGACCTGCCTGGAAATACTGAAAGATCAACCAGACAATGAACAAATAATATATCTTCTTGGAATTATATACGTTCAGCTTGAAGAATATGATTTGGCAGAGCAGTATTTCGAGAAGCTGCTTCAGGTTGATAAAGATAATGCTGACGCCTATCTCGCATTGGGAGCGATTTATCACAAACAAAGGCTTTTTGACAAAGCTGTTAGTTGCTACAGAAAGGTAATCGAGAGTGATGCTGAATGTGCTGAAGTACATGAAAACCTAGGTGATATCTTCAGGGAGACACAGTATTTTGATGAAGCTATCAACTATTACAAGAAAGCTCTTCACCTGAACCCCAACGCTCCTGAAGTATGGTGCAGTCTGGGGGATATTTATAAAGCGAGGAAACAGTTTGATCTCGCGACTTTTCATTACCGGTCTGCGTTAAGATATAAATCTGATTATGCCGAAGTTTATAGCAATCTTGGAAGCATTTTTCATGAGCAAAGACGATTGGATGAAGCGATACGTTATTATCAGAAGGCCCTGGAAATTAATTCAAACCATATTGATGCCGGTATAAATCTCCAAAATGCTTCTCTTGAGAAAAAAGAGCTTGAAGAGACACTGCGATTTTATCAATATTGGTTAGACGTTGCTATGACGCTGGGATTCTTGAAAGTTGAAATGCTGATTAATGCCTTTATCAACAAATTCTATTTCAAGATATTACACGTGCAATACTATCCTGATCTTTTCTGCTATGACAAATCTCCTTTTAGCTTAAAACGCCGAATATTAGAAAGTATCCTCAAAGACAATGAGAAGATTCGTGATGTTGACAATTTATTAGGAGACTTAGATCGGCTCTCCACGATCAGAGAATATCATGAAAAAAACACGGTTACTCTTATATCCCAATACCATAAAAATAGCGCAAACACTAGTTATAGAATATCTCATGCAATAAATGCCTTTGAAAAAATGCACCGTGAATTTATGATAATTGCATCAAGAATTGAAAATGAGCTTGTAAATGCCTTAAATTCTTAGTCGGATTCAAAAGACGAAGTAACACATGAAAAATCTTCCTAAATCCAGCGTCAAGAATGGCCATTGCGCATGTAGTTGCGAGGCAGAGCCGAAGCAACCCCATTCTTCCGAACTACCCCCAGTTGTTGTGCAACGCATAATTAGAGTATTCGACGCCACTGACTATCCCCCGAAAACTATGCCACTTTTAGGTTTAGTGTTTTTCCCTGTTGACCTCCCTATTCCGTCATTGCGAGGAACGCAGTGACGAAGCAATCTTGTCGTTCGGAACAACAATGAGATCGCCACGCTTCGCTCGCGATGACAACCAATGAAAGAAAGCGCCACAGCCTCATTTCCATTCAACCTCGCGATGAAAAAAGACAGATTGCCGCGCTCCCGCTGGTCGCTCGCAGTGACTTCCATCGCGATGACTTCCATGGTTGTCATTGCGAGGTGCGAAGCGACGAAGCAATCCCCTTTATTAAAGCAAAATAACAACGTTTTGTATGCTCCTTGCAGATGCTCGAAACCGACCTGTTTAGCGATCATTTGAGTTCCTTATCGCTGGATTTAGATAATGACTAATCTATTCGAGTTGGTTGCTGACTTGCCGGATAAGATGATGGGTTGTGGTCTCTTCCATGACAGGTAAGATAACACTCGCCAGCCTTGCTGCCCAAATCGATAAATTCGAGCCTGCCCCCGCTTGACTGTGTGATTGAAATATTATCAAAATCCATAAGATGGGTATATACAGTGCTGCCATGAGGTGTATGGCATGTCCTGCAGGAAGTTCCAACTGTTGCAATATGAATATTATGATAAATAAAGCTTTCATTCCCGAGAATGCTCTCCCGTCTGTGGCAACTGTAGCAAAGTTCGTATTGAAAAGGGCCCTCAGTTCCGTCTGAAGTAGTAAAATTTTTGGATAATATCATGCTGTAGATGGAAGCATGAGGACCTTGTGGCCCCAGGGGATCATCATTGTTATGGCATGCTGAACATTTAATCATGTCAGATGTGGTTAAAGGCGGAATCAGGCTTGGCACGTCCATATTTTTCCCCTGGGAGATGACAGGGTGATAGGAGGGATTCGCCACTGAAAATATTTCTGCAAGGTTTCTCTGATTGCCCGGAAGATTCGCACTGTACGAATGGCATTTGAAGCAGAGCTCGTATTCGAACGTAATCTGGTCGATAATGAGCCCTTGAGCATTCACTCCTTTAATCCCTGCAGTTTTATTTTCAGTCTGGACATAATGATGGTGATGACAATCCCCGCATTCTGAATGCCTCTGCGCAGAGGGATCATTTTCGGGCATGATCTCACCGTATTTATGAATGCCTTTATTTTCAACCGGATGACGGTAGGATTTCAGGAATTCCCTCTGGAGATTTGCTGCTTTGGTATTCTGGGCAAGGTCTCCTTCGTTCCTGGTAGCTTCGACATTAGCGCTTTCCCCATGGCAGCGGAAGCAGAACAAATCCCTTTCAACAGAGAGCATAGGAGTATTCAATATGCCGTGTCCTTTATGGCAGCTGTTGCATCCCTTGGGCAGTTTGCTTCTGTCACCATGAGGACTTGTGGTTAAGGATTCTGAACGAAGAAAAGTTGGTACTGTTACCAGAATGAGGCACACAACAATAATTATTCCGAGATATTTTTGAGTCCTTTTCATATCTTATGTATCGAATATCCAGATAAAATATTCAAATTCAAAAAGGAGGTATACAACGGACGCCGGTCATTATGGCATATGACAGACCAGGCATACCTCATCATATGTTGTTTTGCGCCAGAAAGGCGGTGCATCGGGATTGCCCTTTCCTCCGTGAGGATCATGGCATGAAGTGCACTGCACACCGAAATCACCCTGAGTGGGGTACAGCCTGACATCAGGATCTGTGCCGCTGCTTTGATCTCTACCCCTTCTTATCGGCCAGTTCAGATGAAGGAGATCTGTTTCCCTGTTTCGTTCATTTACCAACGCCAGATCATAAACAATTGAAACAGGATGTCCGCCCGACAGATCTGTGCCAAGATAGCCTGCGTCTCCTTCTGTAATAAAATCCGGCGTAGTTTCTATCTGGTCTTCCTTGCTTATGACTGATCCTATGGCAACTGTTCCATCATGGCAGCTGAGGCATAATTTTGAGAACCCATCCACAGGCGGGGCCTCTTCACGTGAAGAATATGATCTCAGGGTCGGACTCCAGTAGTTGATATAATTCTGAACCTCCGTTAATGAATGATTCCACAGGGGCGAAGCAGGACTTGCATTGTGAGGAGTATGACAGAAAATGCATATGCGGGTTTCTGAGCCGGCAGATGCCGGACCGGGCCCTGTGACAGACAGATTATGTTTGGTATTGCTGATACCCGCAGTTGCATGCAGTGGACATAGCAATGTTGTAAAAATTCCCCAGAATATCAGAAAAAGATGAAAGCAATTGTGTTTGATCATACAAACTTTTTAGTGCAATTTCCGCTGTATTTGTGCATATGTTATTATAGCATTCATATCAATTCTTTTCTTTCAGATATTGAAATATCTGCACTCTTCTGTTATAGGAATCCGCGACATAAATCCTGTCCCGAGTGTCGATATACACACCGGCAGGAAGGGACATCTCTCCTTTCCTCCTGCCTGATTTGCCTACCACCAGGAGGAGTCTGCCGGTGCGATCAAAAATCTGCACATTGTCAAAGTGTGCATCAGACACGTAAATATGTCCTTCAGAATCAACCGCGACTCCCTTGGGTTTTGACAGATCACCTGTACCGTCCCCAAGCTTTCCGAACGACGATACAAAAGAGCCATTTCTATCAAAAATCTGAATGCGGAAATTGAGAGAATCGGTGACATAGATGAATCCGTCCCGCCCGGCAAAGATATGTGTTGGATAATGGAACTCACCTTTGGCGGTGCCATTTTTTCCGAACTGGAACAGGAATCTCGCATCTTTCACAGAAAATACGAGAACTTTGTGGCCGTGAGTATCGACTATGTATATTCTCTCGTCATCAATCGCGATGCCGGCAGGTCTTGCGAAATATTCGGGTGACCCTATCTCGTACAGATACTTCCCCTCCCTGTCACAGATTATGACTCTCCTGAGGAGAGAATCGCTGATGTATATATTCCCGGTTTTGTCTGCTGCGATTCCTATCGGAGAGATGAACCTGTCTTTTTGAAATGAGGCAATCTGCATAACCTGTCTGTTCAGTAGGTCAAAAACGTGAACTGAAGAACTCCCGGGGTCGGTTACATACACTCTGTTAAGGTCAGCATAGACACCATGAGGTCTCAGCATCTCCTGTGCATCTTCCTTTCCGAGAAGACTGTCAAGGGCTTTCATGAGCCAGGATTTGCTCGCACCCATATCTCTTGAGCCTGATAAGGTTTTTACCATCTGAATCCGTGGTTGCTGCGGAGGAGATGGCCAGAACAGACTTGAAGCTTGATAGTTTTTATTGATATTTTTAGTACTGTTCTCAGTGCCTGCACAGGAAACGCACAGCAAAAGAGAACAAAGCAGAACATACAGATAGCTTTTCGAACGTAATATTAAACCAGTAACTAAATACCTTGATGTCATTCCCGCAAGTGAAGCCCGTCGGAAACAATTTAGAATACATCTGCGTTTATTCAAGATCCGCAGAAGAATGCCGGACAAGCCGGAATAGCAGTATTGTATATCTTTCATCTATTCTATTTTCTCATGTTGCATCAAATTATTCTTCTAAGCTTCAGAAACAGTCTTCTTTGGTAACTTTCTCTTTTTCCATAATCTGTTTTCATAAGACGGCTCTCAAGGGTAAAGATTAATTTTCCTATCCTGTATTCTGTGTTCAATTCAATTTGATCAGTTCTCTTTGTGGGATTATTCTCAATCTTATCCCATGTTTCCTTAAATTTTATTAAAATAATAAGATTTCTGAAGAGAGGATATTGTATAGTCTCCTCGAAGAAGAATCTCCTGAGGCTTCTGGAATTTGTTTCTCCAGCAAAGAAACCGGAATGTGCTGTGATAGTTGCCCAACCAACAGGATAGGAAATGGTACCGGTAACGCTGTAACGGGTTGTTTCTAATGTTATCTTTTCTTTTTTGGGTAATTCCGGGTCAAATTCATCATCAAAAGCAGATATTCTTCTGTCTCTCTCAATGTCTGCTTTCGAAAATAACAGTTCACCCTCTATAGTCCATTGTGCTCTTGATAATCTTCTTCCTATTCCCCTTCCCCGTATGCCGGTCCTCAGCGAATGGGAAATCCTGTCTATTTTTGTCTCCCTTTTCTCCAAAGTCTCCTCATCACCGAAAAAATCTCCTTCCAGTGACGTAAAATATATTTGTTTCTCGTTAATAAGCAAAAATGAATAATTTGTGTACCATACACCGAATTTCAGTTTTCTTGTAGTTAGAATAAGTTCTACCGCATTTTGCAAGGAGTATCCGCTATCTTCATCGTCTTTATATCGTATATTGTATCTTGGTGAGAAATCGAAACCCCAAAAGGGCCTTCCATAACTCAGACTGGCAGATATCCCGTAAAAATTCGCTTTTCGGTTATTTTCCTTTCTCAGTCCGTAATTCAGTGAAAGACTGCTCCGCAGTCTATTGGTAAATCTGTAGCCCCATGTGCCGTTTACCGTGTGAATATCCTTTTTAATGTCCGTTGCAGTGACACCCTGGAGTTTTAGTCCGGGGAAGTTATATTTATATTGAGTGTAGGAATATGTATAGTACTGATCGAATATTTTTCGTTCTCTAATAAAAAGATTTGATGTGAAAGATAGAAGGCTCAGATAATCAATGTCTGTATAGCTAAAGAAATTATAAAAATCGAACCTTTTAATGATACTGGTTCTCGTATTTATACGGACATATCTTCCTTTGTAACTGGTTGCTGGGCTGGAGAAGTCTGTATACTGTGCAAAGATTTGATAACTAGTATTGAGAAACTCGAGCGAGCCTCTTACGTCAAGTGTATACGTCTCCGATTCTATTTTGCCGGATGCTCTTTCAAATTGCAGCAAATCCTGATAGAGGTGGTTATATTCAAGTCTTATTAATGGGAAATTCCGAAATCGTGAGATCCTTAGACGGGCTCCGTAATTGTACTCTGTCCAGTGAAAATCCCTATCCGCTGTTACTATCACTCCGGCGGGATCAAGGGTGTGATTTAGTTTCCTTCCAAAGATATCCAGCGAGATCGGTCTGTAGGGAAGAAAAGTGAGAGAGAAATCATACCCGATAAAATGGGATTTCCAGGTATCATCACTATAGCCAGCTAATTGGCGAAAATCATTATAAAGAACTGTAGCAGTAAAAACTGCAAGCCTTGGGTGATAAATATATCCTCCGCCATCAAGCCTGTAGTTCTGCTCAAAGTAGGATAAAGTGGATTTGAATTCTTTATCGCCTGTTGTATAAGAAGTAAAAAAATCCTTGTAAGAGAGTTCAATGAGGCCTTTGAGATAGAATCTTTTTGGATAAAGGATTGTCATCTGGGCTGAAGCTTCTGAAGGTAGTAGGAGAGAGAAATAAATACTTGACAAAAAAATAAGTATAAAGAACCTCTGATGGTTCAAAATAATCTTTTCTCCATAAATCTTTTTCCTCAGATTGTTTAAATCCCAATCACGTACTCATATTATAAAATTCGTATATAGCAATAAATAATAATATGTAAGGCAGTATCAGAAAAAAGAAGAAAAAAATTTCTTAACTAGTTCTGTTATGTAACTAGTTCTGTTATGAATACAATATAGTCACTTGATCGATACAATGCATTATTATTGCGGTTGTTTTCCGCTCACATACTGAAAAACCTGCACCCGACGGTTAAATGTATCTGTGATATATATCCTGTCTTTATTATCGATAAACAAGCCTGTGGGTAAATAGAATTCACCTGGCTTCTTGCCCGGGTTCCCCACCCACAAAAGAAGCTTTCCTTCCTCGTCGAATATCTGAAAGTTATTGAATGCGGTATCAACGACGTATATATGCCCCTCGGAATCAATGCCAATTCCCTGGGGTCTTGTAAAATACCCTGATGAATCGCCTAACCTGCCGAATTCTTTTATGTATTTCCCATCGGGATCGAATATCTGTACCCTAAAGTTGAATGAATCGACCACAAAGAGGCGGCCAGATTGGTCAAGTGCCAGATAGCTTGGAAAATTGAATTCACCTTTTTCACTGCCTCTTTCCCCGATTGTAGACATAAGACGACCATCGTTGTTAAAAACCTTTATCATGTGATTCTGTGTGTCAGCTACATAAAGTTTTTCTCTCTGTTCATCATACGCGAGACCCGCCGGATTCTTAAACTCTCCCGGGGAACCGATCGACAGCAAAAGATCCCCTGTTACTTTATTGAATGCAAAAACCTTATCGAGCCGTGAATCTGAAACAAACAGAATATTTCGCTTATTGTCTGTCGCGAGTCCTACAGGTCCGGCAATCGTTCCCATGCCCAGAAATCTGAGAGATGTCTTTTGTACGTCAAAA
Coding sequences within it:
- a CDS encoding 6-bladed beta-propeller, coding for MVKTLSGSRDMGASKSWLMKALDSLLGKEDAQEMLRPHGVYADLNRVYVTDPGSSSVHVFDLLNRQVMQIASFQKDRFISPIGIAADKTGNIYISDSLLRRVIICDREGKYLYEIGSPEYFARPAGIAIDDERIYIVDTHGHKVLVFSVKDARFLFQFGKNGTAKGEFHYPTHIFAGRDGFIYVTDSLNFRIQIFDRNGSFVSSFGKLGDGTGDLSKPKGVAVDSEGHIYVSDAHFDNVQIFDRTGRLLLVVGKSGRRKGEMSLPAGVYIDTRDRIYVADSYNRRVQIFQYLKEKN
- a CDS encoding hydrogenase maturation protease, translating into MTKKILILCCGYMYGCDNAFGYHVFKVLEKMPLPQNVDLMEVGLSACMIPHVMVEKDKLVIVDVFDHSKEAPGTIMRLKTEELPLKFDLKKDPAKVHLVETLEHMQLTGYCPETVFIGVVPKNMQIESEQLTHEIQSKIPEVIDLILKEID
- a CDS encoding pyridoxine 5'-phosphate synthase; its protein translation is MMILGVNVDHVATLRQARGGIEPDPVMAVTLAILGGADGITVHLREDRRHIQDRDLRLLKEFVPVELNLEMAATKEMINIAVKTKPGMVTLVPEKRQELTTEGGLDMKSQKNHIRAAVKKIQGAGIPVSLFINPDAGDIELSRQTGADMVEIHTGMYANAQGKKQEKELARVMNAVQHGLNAGLQVNAGHGLNYFNVGNIAAIHGLRGLYIGHSIVSRAMLVGMESAVREMKELIKEASRS
- a CDS encoding cytochrome c3 family protein — its product is MKRTQKYLGIIIVVCLILVTVPTFLRSESLTTSPHGDRSKLPKGCNSCHKGHGILNTPMLSVERDLFCFRCHGESANVEATRNEGDLAQNTKAANLQREFLKSYRHPVENKGIHKYGEIMPENDPSAQRHSECGDCHHHHYVQTENKTAGIKGVNAQGLIIDQITFEYELCFKCHSYSANLPGNQRNLAEIFSVANPSYHPVISQGKNMDVPSLIPPLTTSDMIKCSACHNNDDPLGPQGPHASIYSMILSKNFTTSDGTEGPFQYELCYSCHRRESILGNESFIYHNIHIATVGTSCRTCHTPHGSTVYTHLMDFDNISITQSSGGRLEFIDLGSKAGECYLTCHGRDHNPSSYPASQQPTRID
- a CDS encoding tetratricopeptide repeat protein produces the protein MDTDKLIQLSFQYYHAGNFEEAQQTCLEILKDQPDNEQIIYLLGIIYVQLEEYDLAEQYFEKLLQVDKDNADAYLALGAIYHKQRLFDKAVSCYRKVIESDAECAEVHENLGDIFRETQYFDEAINYYKKALHLNPNAPEVWCSLGDIYKARKQFDLATFHYRSALRYKSDYAEVYSNLGSIFHEQRRLDEAIRYYQKALEINSNHIDAGINLQNASLEKKELEETLRFYQYWLDVAMTLGFLKVEMLINAFINKFYFKILHVQYYPDLFCYDKSPFSLKRRILESILKDNEKIRDVDNLLGDLDRLSTIREYHEKNTVTLISQYHKNSANTSYRISHAINAFEKMHREFMIIASRIENELVNALNS
- a CDS encoding (Fe-S)-binding protein — its product is MQCGFPSCEEFIAAVRTGTKNPRDCSFISRNRAYAFEAVQKMGELWPEVPLLFHPRPGFTGLLALNNPDDTSMVIVTGNNEYTEQVLMTVFSTTECPFFLLFIDTGGNTVDMSMVYQTLTAERISNGLEHAGIMKRKSTGTLIIPGLAASLGPDVEKLTGWRINVGPVCAAELPLFLSDIWIPPL
- a CDS encoding cytochrome c3 family protein, with protein sequence MDGFSKLCLSCHDGTVAIGSVISKEDQIETTPDFITEGDAGYLGTDLSGGHPVSIVYDLALVNERNRETDLLHLNWPIRRGRDQSSGTDPDVRLYPTQGDFGVQCTSCHDPHGGKGNPDAPPFWRKTTYDEVCLVCHMP
- the hypD gene encoding hydrogenase formation protein HypD gives rise to the protein MKNVIERIRKLMDEIGRPIKLMEVCGTHTVAIFRHGIRDVIPKAISLLSGPGCPVCVTPIRDVDIAIAVSRLDNCILSTFGDMMRVPGHKQSLFHAQAEGAHISIVYSPMDALKLATENRDKNVIFFATGFETTSPSVAGTLSEAERLGIENFFIYSAHKIVPPALRALLDSPDLKIDGLILPGHVSTIIGTGPYEFIASDYRIPSVVTGFEADDILSAILMLLEQTASGRAEVEIQYTRVVKKEGNQKAMALIEKYFEPCDANWRGIGVIPMSGLKLRDTVSNWDVSRILTVEVPDAQEPKGCQCGSVLRGIKIPTDCRLFGKGCTPEHPVGACMVSTEGSCAAYYKYSGVIKT
- the hypE gene encoding hydrogenase expression/formation protein HypE is translated as MERILLGHGSGGRLMYQLIKEHFVPEFHLKVLNDSAVLGVAKQGKIAFSTDSYVVSPIFFPGGDIGELAVYGTVNDLSMVGAKPLYMTAGLILEEGFPLDDLKKILGSMADAAKKAGIKIVGGDTKVVNKGKADGIFINTSGVGVIGKGVNISPLKVRPKDKVIVSGPIGNHGISVIAKRNGLTFNPPVLSDTAPLNGLVSEMLRKTKKIHAMRDPTRGGLATTLKEIAVDSGYCIVLEERAIPVPPGVKGACELLGLDPLYVANEGILIAIVDHSVADSLVQTMKKHPVGKGTRIIGEVQKSPTGMVLLKTAIGGTRIVEMLSGDQLPRIC